In Euphorbia lathyris chromosome 9, ddEupLath1.1, whole genome shotgun sequence, the following are encoded in one genomic region:
- the LOC136206674 gene encoding protein SRG1-like has protein sequence MEGKNKSNNLGSSLLVPCVQELTKDPLLTIPERYIRPDLQLNIHHTDVHHEVPVIDFHRLLDPESMDSELSNLHFASKDWGFFQLINHGVSCSLLDEMKSQVEEFFNLPMEEKKKLWQRPGEMEGFGQVFVVSEDQKLDWGDLFFMVTQPLHLRNPQLFPNLPLHLRPVSY, from the exons ATGGAAGGGAAGAACAAAAGTAATAATCTTGGAAGCTCTTTGTTGGTTCCTTGTGTTCAAGAATTAACCAAGGACCCTTTGCTTACCATCCCAGAAAGATATATTCGCCCTGATCTCCAACTAAATATACATCATACCGATGTTCATCATGAGGTTCCTGTTATTGATTTTCACCGTTTACTTGATCCAGAATCTATGGATTCCGAATTGTCCAATCTCCATTTTGCTTCCAAAGATTGGGGCTTTTTCCAG CTGATAAACCATGGAGTAAGCTGTTCATTGCTGGATGAAATGAAGAGCCAAGTTGAAGAGTTTTTCAATCTCCCAATGGAGGAGAAGAAAAAGTTGTGGCAACGTCCTGGAGAAATGGAGGGATTCGGACAAGTCTTCGTTGTATCCGAGGACCAAAAGCTAGACTGGGGCGACCTCTTTTTCATGGTTACTCAGCCTCTTCATTTGAGGAACCCTCAATTGTTCCCAAACCTCCCTCTGCATCTCAGGCCGGTGTCATATTGA